A region from the Kineothrix sp. IPX-CK genome encodes:
- a CDS encoding D-2-hydroxyacid dehydrogenase, which yields MRIVILERDTVGRDVSVDCLNELGEVTIYPNTLPGEVAARIEAAEIIIANKAPLNEGTLKDAKSVKLICELATGYDNVDLDYCRKRGINVANVVNYSTAAVAQHTFALCFYVLEKLRHYDEYVKSGEYASQSRFSNFDLPFTELEGKTWGIIGMGNIGKKVAQIAEAFGCKVIFYSASGNSSCKDYERVTFDDLLHESDFLSIHCPLSDKTRNLIDLEALKKMKKTAVLINVARGPVVNDTDLHTALTQDMIAGAGLDVTGTEPMRDENPLSAVMDSNKLIITPHLAWASTEARNRVVEETYKNIEAFLNGKDRNIVNL from the coding sequence ATGAGAATCGTAATTTTAGAGAGGGATACGGTAGGCAGGGATGTATCGGTTGATTGTCTGAATGAACTGGGCGAAGTGACGATATATCCCAATACATTGCCGGGAGAGGTAGCTGCCAGGATAGAAGCTGCGGAAATTATCATTGCGAATAAAGCTCCTCTGAATGAAGGTACACTGAAGGATGCGAAGAGCGTAAAGCTGATCTGCGAGCTTGCCACCGGCTATGATAACGTAGACTTAGATTATTGCAGGAAGAGAGGAATCAATGTTGCCAATGTGGTGAACTACTCTACGGCAGCGGTAGCACAGCATACTTTCGCCCTTTGCTTCTATGTATTGGAGAAGCTCCGGCATTATGACGAATATGTAAAATCCGGAGAATATGCAAGCCAAAGCAGGTTTTCCAATTTTGACCTTCCTTTTACGGAGTTAGAGGGAAAGACATGGGGAATTATCGGTATGGGAAATATCGGGAAAAAGGTGGCGCAGATAGCGGAGGCGTTCGGCTGTAAGGTCATTTTTTATTCCGCGTCGGGAAATAGCTCTTGCAAGGATTATGAGAGGGTAACTTTCGACGATTTGCTTCATGAGTCCGATTTTCTTTCGATTCATTGTCCGTTGAGCGACAAGACGAGGAACCTGATTGATTTGGAAGCGCTTAAGAAGATGAAAAAAACGGCCGTTCTCATCAATGTAGCGAGAGGTCCCGTAGTGAATGATACCGATCTCCATACGGCATTGACGCAGGACATGATTGCGGGGGCCGGGCTGGATGTAACCGGTACTGAACCTATGCGGGATGAGAATCCTCTAAGCGCAGTCATGGACAGCAATAAGCTGATCATCACACCCCATCTCGCATGGGCAAGCACAGAAGCGAGAAATCGCGTTGTAGAAGAGACATACAAGAACATAGAAGCCTTCTTAAATGGAAAGGATAGAAATATCGTAAATCTATGA
- a CDS encoding DUF7402 domain-containing protein yields the protein MAVLALKVLDKKGKTICVSSGEDYVSLVCTAEYTEGDRIVLETPEKNIHVMLQVDDAMGPAFVYITDNVSYQIPFGEKRICYSPKVFYGSRHYLYARIVREDEIKAYRNLALNVCDQHGETNCYPHAQANVETRGESVFAARNAIDGVCENRSHGEWPYESWGINMREDAQMSVDFGHEVETDKIVLYTRSDFPHDNWWKQVTLTFSDGTSIKWDLEKSSLPHILEFEKKRVTWVRLGNLIKADDPSPFPALSQIEVYGTIV from the coding sequence ATGGCAGTTCTGGCACTTAAGGTTCTGGATAAAAAAGGAAAGACCATATGCGTAAGCAGCGGGGAGGACTACGTCAGCCTCGTATGCACCGCGGAATATACGGAGGGGGATCGAATCGTACTGGAAACCCCGGAGAAGAATATTCATGTGATGCTGCAGGTGGACGATGCTATGGGACCGGCCTTTGTATATATTACGGACAACGTGTCCTATCAGATTCCCTTCGGGGAAAAAAGGATTTGCTATTCCCCTAAGGTATTTTACGGAAGCAGGCATTATTTATATGCGCGAATAGTCAGGGAGGATGAAATAAAGGCCTATAGAAACCTTGCGCTGAACGTATGCGACCAGCATGGGGAGACCAATTGTTACCCTCATGCACAGGCCAACGTGGAGACGAGAGGAGAATCTGTTTTTGCGGCTCGCAACGCTATCGACGGCGTATGTGAGAACCGCTCTCATGGAGAATGGCCCTACGAATCATGGGGCATCAATATGCGGGAGGATGCTCAGATGAGTGTGGATTTCGGCCATGAGGTGGAGACGGACAAAATTGTTCTATATACCCGTTCTGATTTTCCCCATGATAACTGGTGGAAGCAGGTGACGCTGACATTTTCCGATGGAACGAGCATAAAGTGGGATTTGGAAAAAAGCAGCCTGCCCCATATTCTGGAATTCGAGAAGAAGCGGGTCACGTGGGTGCGCCTCGGTAATTTGATAAAGGCGGACGACCCTTCGCCGTTTCCTGCATTGAGTCAGATAGAGGTATATGGTACAATTGTATAA
- a CDS encoding transposase, whose translation MKREILSFSNKISRKLSKPDKKFTSDMTYGMLASGSCLLTDIADQLHEDSKKVNSVERLTRHLNKGTSKQALLSYLQTVRKWVPDDPVIHIDDSDVIKPDGYKFEALGMVRDGSKSTKTKNVYEKGYHVTEACVMTKDNHPVSIYSKIHSSKEKTFTSVNSVTFDAMERGKAMFGKATFVMDRGYDDNKMFLKLDELKQDYVIRLTAKRKLLFHNKWVAATELRNRRKGKITTPVFYKGKKREAYLSHVKVQITASRKDIFLVLVYGITEYPMMLATNKELKSRDDVIRIARLYFSRWRIEEYFRCKKQVFQFENFRVRKLKAINALNFYITMCMTFLALVSMKAETNALKVSIIQTAAPIKEKVQFCYYRLAKGISGILSYAKEGVRLWFRTKRPAYRQLCFKLIA comes from the coding sequence TTGAAACGTGAAATTTTATCTTTTTCAAACAAAATATCCCGTAAGCTTTCCAAACCGGACAAAAAGTTTACTTCGGACATGACCTATGGCATGTTAGCTTCTGGTAGTTGTCTTCTGACTGATATTGCAGATCAACTTCACGAAGACTCTAAAAAGGTCAACAGTGTTGAGCGCCTTACCAGACATTTAAATAAAGGGACTTCCAAACAAGCCTTACTTTCTTATCTTCAAACTGTTCGTAAATGGGTGCCCGATGATCCGGTAATCCATATCGATGACAGTGACGTCATCAAGCCTGACGGATATAAGTTTGAGGCTCTTGGTATGGTAAGGGATGGTTCCAAAAGTACTAAAACAAAAAATGTCTACGAGAAAGGCTACCATGTAACAGAGGCCTGTGTCATGACAAAAGACAATCATCCTGTCAGCATTTACTCCAAAATCCATTCTTCAAAAGAAAAGACCTTCACCTCTGTCAATAGCGTTACCTTCGATGCCATGGAGCGTGGAAAAGCAATGTTTGGAAAAGCTACTTTTGTTATGGACCGGGGCTATGATGATAATAAGATGTTCCTTAAGCTTGATGAATTAAAACAGGACTATGTGATTCGGCTTACTGCTAAAAGAAAGCTCCTTTTCCATAACAAATGGGTAGCTGCCACAGAACTTCGAAATCGTCGGAAAGGTAAAATCACGACACCTGTATTCTATAAAGGTAAAAAACGGGAGGCTTATCTATCCCATGTGAAGGTTCAGATCACCGCATCCAGAAAAGACATTTTTCTGGTTCTTGTCTATGGCATCACAGAGTATCCGATGATGCTCGCAACGAACAAAGAATTAAAATCCAGAGATGATGTAATCCGGATTGCAAGACTTTATTTCTCCCGCTGGCGCATCGAGGAATATTTCCGCTGCAAGAAACAGGTCTTCCAGTTCGAAAACTTCCGAGTTCGGAAACTGAAAGCAATCAATGCTCTAAATTTTTACATTACCATGTGTATGACATTTCTTGCGCTGGTTTCAATGAAAGCAGAAACAAATGCCCTAAAAGTTTCAATCATACAGACAGCAGCTCCTATAAAGGAAAAAGTTCAATTCTGCTATTACCGATTAGCGAAAGGTATCTCTGGTATACTGTCGTATGCAAAAGAAGGTGTCAGGCTTTGGTTCAGAACAAAACGTCCTGCATACCGTCAACTTTGCTTTAAGCTGATCGCATAA
- a CDS encoding sugar kinase, translated as MSKRTVTFGEIMLRLAPEGYYRFVQAGSYGATYGGGEANVAVSLANYGLDSSFVTKLPAHEIGQAGINSLRQFGVDTTDIVRGGKRVGIYFLEKGASQRPSKVIYDRAGSSIAEAVAEDFDWDAIFEGADWFHFTGITPALGDNVAEICLEACRKAKEKGVIVSCDLNYRNKLWSKEKAGKVMGELCKYVDVCIANEEDAGDVFGIKAADTDVTTGKVNHEGYKDVAKRLADRFGFQKVAITLRESLSANDNNWAGMIYSGGEYYFSKKYTMHIVDRVGGGDSFGAGLIYASLADMSAQESIEFAVAASCLKHSIEGDFNQVSVEEVKKLAGGDASGRVQR; from the coding sequence ATGAGTAAAAGAACAGTGACTTTCGGCGAAATCATGCTAAGATTGGCACCGGAGGGTTATTACCGCTTCGTTCAGGCAGGGAGCTACGGTGCTACTTACGGAGGCGGAGAGGCCAATGTAGCGGTATCCCTTGCAAATTATGGTTTGGATTCCTCTTTTGTGACAAAACTTCCGGCACATGAAATCGGTCAGGCAGGAATCAATTCGCTGCGGCAGTTTGGTGTGGATACTACAGACATCGTGAGGGGCGGCAAGAGGGTTGGAATCTATTTCCTGGAAAAAGGAGCCTCCCAAAGGCCTTCCAAGGTCATTTATGACAGAGCAGGTTCTTCTATCGCCGAAGCAGTGGCGGAGGATTTTGACTGGGATGCGATTTTTGAAGGTGCGGACTGGTTTCACTTCACGGGAATTACTCCTGCGCTGGGAGACAATGTGGCGGAAATCTGCCTGGAGGCATGCAGGAAGGCGAAGGAAAAAGGAGTTATCGTAAGCTGTGATTTGAATTATAGAAACAAGCTGTGGAGCAAGGAGAAAGCGGGCAAGGTAATGGGCGAACTTTGTAAATATGTGGATGTATGTATCGCCAACGAAGAGGATGCCGGTGACGTATTCGGCATAAAAGCGGCTGATACCGATGTTACCACGGGTAAAGTAAACCATGAAGGCTACAAGGACGTAGCAAAGCGCCTTGCTGACCGCTTCGGATTTCAAAAGGTAGCGATTACCCTGAGGGAATCTCTTTCCGCCAACGACAATAACTGGGCAGGAATGATCTATAGCGGCGGCGAGTACTACTTCAGCAAGAAATATACGATGCACATCGTAGACCGCGTGGGAGGAGGAGATTCCTTTGGAGCCGGATTAATTTATGCCAGCCTGGCGGATATGAGCGCACAGGAGAGCATAGAGTTCGCCGTAGCGGCAAGCTGTTTAAAGCACAGCATAGAAGGAGACTTCAACCAGGTGAGTGTGGAAGAGGTTAAGAAGCTGGCTGGCGGAGACGCTTCCGGCCGCGTGCAGCGTTAA
- a CDS encoding type II toxin-antitoxin system antitoxin SocA domain-containing protein — MADIKRIDFCIECRKDTEYILKKIMQKRTVKDKEYEYETLAAYCSKCGNEMNVPGLLDYALKAFDEQYRRQEDIISIDDIKKLMDLYHLGKAPLSLALGFGEITVTRYLEGQMPTKAYSDIMKEALSSPGYMEELLIANAEKLGNSTYKKSMKAVSNLKDLFNISDEMRMAIAHVFNEVQEITPLALQKMLYFIQGIHLALFNEELFKEDCRAWIHGPAYREIYNIFKDFKYNPIEDNRFSLFTVRNKELSPDGKKVIGLVSDCFGIYSGKVLESVTHKEKPWRDARIGLNETEPSNRIIPKAIMKAYFKDMAMHYDIDTEEGLSQYIRDKAGFTEVR, encoded by the coding sequence ATGGCCGATATAAAAAGAATAGATTTTTGCATCGAATGCAGAAAAGACACCGAATACATCTTGAAAAAAATCATGCAAAAAAGGACAGTGAAAGACAAAGAATATGAATACGAGACATTAGCAGCATATTGTTCTAAGTGCGGGAACGAAATGAACGTTCCCGGACTGCTTGACTACGCTTTGAAAGCCTTTGATGAACAGTACCGCAGGCAGGAGGACATCATTTCCATAGATGACATTAAAAAACTAATGGATCTATATCATCTGGGGAAAGCTCCTCTGTCCTTGGCCCTGGGCTTCGGCGAAATCACCGTGACCCGTTATTTGGAAGGTCAGATGCCAACTAAGGCTTATTCCGATATTATGAAGGAAGCATTATCCTCTCCCGGATATATGGAAGAACTGCTGATCGCGAATGCTGAAAAATTGGGCAATTCTACTTATAAGAAATCAATGAAAGCTGTTTCCAACCTCAAGGACTTGTTCAATATTTCTGACGAAATGCGTATGGCCATTGCTCATGTTTTTAATGAAGTTCAGGAGATCACACCACTGGCCCTGCAAAAAATGCTTTATTTCATTCAGGGCATCCATCTGGCACTTTTCAATGAGGAACTCTTCAAAGAGGATTGCCGCGCGTGGATACATGGGCCGGCTTATAGAGAGATATACAACATTTTTAAAGACTTCAAATATAACCCTATTGAAGACAACCGTTTCTCACTATTTACTGTAAGGAATAAAGAGCTTAGCCCGGACGGAAAGAAGGTAATCGGTCTCGTATCTGACTGCTTTGGAATATACAGCGGAAAAGTTCTGGAATCGGTCACACACAAAGAAAAACCCTGGCGAGATGCCAGAATAGGGCTAAATGAGACCGAGCCTTCTAACAGAATCATTCCGAAGGCAATTATGAAAGCTTATTTTAAAGATATGGCGATGCACTATGACATAGACACAGAGGAAGGCTTAAGCCAATATATCAGAGACAAGGCCGGATTCACGGAGGTAAGGTAA
- a CDS encoding nuclear transport factor 2 family protein, whose product MDIKSFWKEVLRQNAGEIRKYFMKDAYINWHCTNEHFNVEEYIKANCEYPGEWDGIVERIEELGNLIITAVNVYTADKSFSFHVVSFFRIKDGKIASLDEYWGDDGSAPQWRLDKHIGLPIASPE is encoded by the coding sequence ATGGATATAAAATCGTTCTGGAAAGAGGTATTAAGGCAAAATGCTGGAGAGATCAGAAAATACTTTATGAAAGATGCCTATATCAACTGGCATTGCACTAATGAACATTTTAATGTGGAGGAATACATTAAGGCAAACTGTGAATATCCCGGAGAATGGGACGGCATCGTCGAGCGAATCGAGGAGCTTGGCAATCTGATAATTACCGCTGTGAATGTCTATACGGCCGATAAAAGCTTTTCCTTTCATGTCGTGTCTTTTTTCAGAATCAAAGACGGCAAAATAGCTTCTCTCGACGAATATTGGGGTGACGACGGTTCTGCCCCGCAGTGGCGCTTAGATAAGCATATCGGTCTCCCTATTGCTTCTCCTGAATAA
- a CDS encoding 5'-methylthioadenosine/adenosylhomocysteine nucleosidase: MNKIGIIGAMELEVETLKEKMTINNIVKKASMDFYEGILNGVSVVIVRSGVGKVNAGICVQILADLFQVTHIINTGVAGSLNAKIDIGDVVVSTDAMYHDVDATIFGYQPGEIPQMGQREFIADKALVELTQTVCAKVNPDIHIFSGRVVSGDQFVSDKSVKERLVNVFGGFCTEMEGTAIAQAATLNSIPFVIIRAISDKADEAAEMDYPAFERKAAADCAKLVAHMIQKI; the protein is encoded by the coding sequence ATGAATAAAATAGGAATTATAGGTGCCATGGAACTGGAAGTGGAAACCTTAAAAGAAAAAATGACGATAAATAATATCGTCAAAAAAGCCTCCATGGACTTCTATGAGGGAATACTTAACGGCGTCAGTGTGGTAATCGTCCGCAGCGGCGTCGGCAAGGTCAATGCCGGCATCTGCGTTCAGATTCTGGCAGACTTATTTCAGGTCACCCATATTATTAATACCGGTGTAGCGGGCTCCCTCAATGCGAAAATAGACATCGGAGATGTTGTTGTTTCAACCGATGCCATGTATCACGATGTCGATGCCACCATATTCGGTTATCAGCCCGGGGAAATTCCCCAGATGGGACAGCGCGAATTTATCGCAGATAAGGCTTTAGTCGAACTGACCCAGACCGTCTGCGCCAAAGTGAATCCCGATATTCATATATTCTCAGGAAGAGTTGTCAGCGGCGACCAGTTCGTCAGCGATAAATCCGTAAAAGAACGTCTGGTAAATGTATTCGGAGGCTTCTGCACCGAAATGGAGGGAACAGCGATTGCTCAGGCCGCTACCTTGAACAGCATACCCTTTGTTATCATACGTGCTATTTCCGACAAGGCCGACGAGGCTGCTGAGATGGATTATCCTGCCTTCGAGCGGAAAGCTGCCGCCGACTGCGCCAAGCTCGTGGCACATATGATTCAAAAGATATAA
- a CDS encoding RpiB/LacA/LacB family sugar-phosphate isomerase encodes MKIALINENSQAAKNELICDTLKKTVEPLGHEVYNYGMYGAEDVNSLTYVQNGILASVLLNSGAADYVVTGCGTGEGAMLACNSFPGVLCGHIVDPSDAYMFAQINDGNAIALPFAKGFGWGAELNLAYIFEKLFSCESGQGYPKDRVIPEQRNKKILDEVKKITHQDIITILKNLDRDLVKGALSGERFREYFFTNCRENAIAACVKEILEG; translated from the coding sequence ATGAAAATAGCTTTAATAAATGAAAACAGCCAGGCGGCTAAGAATGAATTGATTTGTGATACTTTGAAAAAGACGGTGGAGCCTCTTGGTCACGAGGTATATAATTACGGCATGTACGGTGCGGAGGATGTGAACTCCCTTACATATGTGCAAAACGGCATTCTTGCATCGGTGCTTCTGAATTCGGGAGCAGCAGACTACGTAGTGACGGGCTGCGGTACGGGAGAAGGAGCTATGCTCGCCTGCAATTCTTTTCCGGGAGTGCTGTGCGGACATATCGTGGATCCTTCGGATGCATATATGTTTGCCCAGATCAATGACGGCAATGCGATTGCACTTCCCTTTGCCAAGGGCTTCGGCTGGGGTGCGGAACTGAATCTGGCATATATCTTCGAGAAGTTGTTTTCCTGTGAAAGCGGGCAGGGATATCCGAAGGATAGAGTCATTCCCGAACAGAGAAATAAGAAGATCCTCGATGAGGTAAAAAAGATAACGCATCAGGATATCATAACGATCTTGAAGAATCTGGACAGAGACCTGGTGAAAGGGGCCTTGTCGGGAGAACGGTTTAGGGAATATTTCTTCACAAATTGCAGGGAAAATGCGATAGCTGCCTGCGTAAAAGAGATTTTGGAAGGTTAA
- a CDS encoding bifunctional 4-hydroxy-2-oxoglutarate aldolase/2-dehydro-3-deoxy-phosphogluconate aldolase, whose product MNPIIEEIGKIGIVPVIALDDERDAKPLAEALFRGGLPVAEVTFRTDAAEESIRIIAKEFPDMLVGAGTVLTIEQADRAVSAGAKFIVSPGLNPKVVSYCVDKNIPVIPGTSNPSDVEAAIELGLDTVKFFPAEAAGGIEMIKAMSAPYGKMKFMPTGGITADNLKEYLDFGKIVACGGSWMVKKDLVSAGSFDKIEALTREAVTKMLGFELKHVGINETDEKAADHTAGIFETIFGMTKKTGVKSIFAGTGIEVMKTPYLGANGHIAIGTNYIERAVYHMERQGVIFDEATANRDEKGNMKAIYLKDEIGGFAVHLIQK is encoded by the coding sequence ATGAATCCGATAATTGAAGAAATTGGTAAAATAGGTATTGTACCTGTGATTGCTTTAGACGATGAGAGGGATGCGAAGCCCCTTGCCGAGGCTTTGTTCAGGGGAGGACTCCCTGTGGCGGAGGTAACATTCCGGACGGATGCGGCGGAGGAATCCATTCGTATCATTGCAAAGGAATTCCCGGACATGCTGGTGGGCGCCGGGACAGTCCTTACGATAGAGCAGGCAGACCGCGCCGTTTCAGCCGGAGCGAAGTTCATCGTAAGCCCGGGATTGAACCCCAAGGTGGTTTCCTACTGTGTAGATAAAAATATTCCTGTGATTCCGGGAACTTCCAATCCAAGCGATGTGGAAGCGGCTATCGAGCTGGGGCTCGATACGGTAAAATTCTTTCCCGCGGAGGCAGCAGGCGGAATTGAAATGATCAAGGCGATGAGTGCGCCCTACGGCAAGATGAAATTCATGCCCACAGGGGGCATTACGGCGGATAATCTAAAAGAATATCTGGACTTCGGTAAAATCGTTGCATGCGGAGGCAGCTGGATGGTAAAAAAAGATTTGGTATCTGCGGGAAGCTTCGATAAGATCGAGGCTTTGACCAGGGAAGCCGTAACGAAGATGTTGGGCTTTGAGCTTAAGCATGTGGGAATCAATGAGACGGACGAGAAGGCTGCAGATCATACGGCAGGAATTTTCGAGACGATTTTTGGAATGACGAAAAAGACAGGGGTCAAATCTATCTTTGCAGGAACAGGAATCGAAGTGATGAAGACTCCGTATCTCGGAGCAAACGGGCATATCGCTATCGGTACGAATTATATAGAAAGAGCTGTTTATCACATGGAGAGACAGGGCGTGATATTCGATGAAGCGACTGCCAATAGAGATGAAAAGGGAAATATGAAAGCTATCTACTTAAAGGATGAAATCGGCGGCTTTGCGGTGCATCTCATTCAGAAATAG
- a CDS encoding TMEM165/GDT1 family protein — protein sequence MNTQMMPFLFAVGAVVLAEMGDKTQLLAMAFATKYKAGKVMLGVFIATILNHGLAVAVGNFITRFDSIQIWIQIIASLSFIFFGLWTIRGDKLEGEENRTTKYGAVVTVAIAFFIAEMGDKTQLATIAIATKFPAAPLEILTGTTTGMLIADGIGIIIGIILCKKIPERTVKLVSAGAFILFGLIGTYQVAHGDLNLSIAVTVLILIVLLVVTAAAAYVIIKKEKRNNK from the coding sequence ATGAACACACAAATGATGCCCTTTTTGTTTGCCGTCGGAGCAGTAGTGCTGGCCGAGATGGGAGACAAGACACAATTGCTGGCTATGGCTTTCGCGACGAAGTACAAGGCCGGTAAAGTAATGCTCGGTGTATTTATCGCCACGATTTTGAACCACGGCTTAGCGGTTGCCGTTGGTAATTTTATTACCCGCTTCGATTCCATCCAGATTTGGATACAGATCATTGCTTCTTTATCGTTTATCTTCTTCGGGCTTTGGACGATCCGGGGTGACAAACTGGAGGGAGAGGAGAACCGCACTACGAAATACGGAGCGGTGGTAACTGTAGCAATTGCCTTTTTTATCGCGGAAATGGGAGATAAGACGCAGCTCGCTACCATAGCGATCGCGACCAAATTCCCTGCGGCGCCGCTAGAGATACTGACAGGTACTACAACCGGTATGCTCATAGCTGACGGAATCGGTATCATCATCGGTATTATACTTTGCAAGAAGATACCGGAGAGAACCGTTAAGCTCGTTTCCGCAGGTGCCTTCATCTTATTCGGTCTAATCGGCACTTATCAGGTTGCTCACGGCGACTTGAATCTGTCCATTGCAGTCACTGTTTTAATATTAATCGTACTTTTAGTGGTTACAGCAGCGGCAGCATATGTTATTATTAAGAAAGAAAAAAGAAATAATAAATGA
- a CDS encoding S-ribosylhomocysteine lyase, which translates to MEKIASFTINHLKLQPGVYVSRKDVVGENTITTFDLRMTAPNEEPVMNTAEMHTIEHLAATFLRNHADYKDKTIYFGPMGCRTGFYLLLAGDYSSKDIVALVTQMYEFVRDFEGDVPGASAKDCGNYLDMNLNMAKYLARKYLDNVLYHIDDSRLIYPQ; encoded by the coding sequence ATGGAAAAAATAGCCAGCTTTACCATCAATCACTTAAAATTACAGCCCGGCGTATATGTATCCCGTAAGGATGTCGTGGGAGAGAATACGATTACCACCTTCGATTTAAGAATGACTGCTCCCAATGAAGAGCCGGTTATGAACACTGCGGAGATGCACACCATAGAGCATTTAGCCGCTACCTTTCTGCGTAATCATGCGGATTATAAGGATAAGACCATTTACTTCGGTCCCATGGGATGCCGCACCGGATTCTATCTCCTCTTAGCAGGAGACTATTCTTCCAAAGATATCGTCGCTCTGGTAACTCAAATGTACGAGTTCGTGCGCGATTTTGAAGGCGACGTACCGGGCGCCAGTGCAAAGGACTGCGGGAATTACCTGGATATGAACCTCAATATGGCGAAGTATCTCGCGAGAAAATACCTCGACAACGTTCTGTACCATATCGACGACAGCCGCTTAATTTACCCGCAATAA